In the Acidobacteriota bacterium genome, one interval contains:
- a CDS encoding YceI family protein: MRGSFECRDRQACMVAAGKPANYSYVMHNHETASVRYKLEAGQSRFTVQAFASGLLASFGHNPLISIRDFNGEVQFAPGTLSDAAMRLEIKTASFALLDEVKEKDRREIEQAMFNDVLEITRYPEIIFQSTQITVTRIVEGRYKARVIGDLTLHGIRQSGLWIAAQFALDGDTLRAQGDFALKQTDYKIKLVSVAGGALKIKDELKFTFDLLARKEQA; this comes from the coding sequence TTGCGTGGGAGCTTTGAATGTCGGGACCGTCAAGCATGTATGGTGGCAGCCGGTAAACCCGCGAACTACTCATACGTCATGCACAACCACGAAACAGCAAGCGTGCGCTACAAATTAGAGGCGGGGCAAAGCCGCTTTACTGTACAAGCCTTTGCTTCGGGGTTACTGGCAAGCTTCGGACACAACCCGCTCATCAGCATTCGCGATTTTAATGGTGAAGTGCAGTTCGCGCCCGGCACCCTAAGTGATGCTGCAATGCGGTTAGAGATCAAGACCGCTTCGTTTGCGCTGCTGGACGAAGTGAAAGAAAAGGATCGGCGCGAGATCGAGCAAGCGATGTTCAATGATGTGCTCGAAATCACCCGCTATCCTGAAATCATTTTCCAAAGCACACAAATTACTGTCACGCGCATCGTCGAAGGTCGCTACAAGGCCCGCGTCATCGGTGACTTGACCTTGCACGGCATCAGACAGAGTGGGTTATGGATTGCCGCGCAATTCGCGCTGGACGGCGACACGTTGCGCGCGCAAGGTGACTTCGCCCTCAAGCAGACCGATTACAAGATTAAGCTGGTTTCTGTCGCGGGAGGAGCGCTCAAGATTAAGGATGAGTTGAAGTTCACCTTCGATCTTCTGGCACGCAAAGAGCAAGCATAA
- a CDS encoding YceI family protein, giving the protein MMIEQETSVIQYRLDPSQSMFTVQAFATGLLAGFGHNPIIGIENFVGEVQFAPGALDQASLRMTIKARWLSVLELVIKTRSNTVPRPSDEKTLRDIERIMLNDLLEASRYPDIIFQSTDIWIMRTLPGRYKARIVGDLTMHGITSTAPWINAQVTMDEGRLRAQGEFKLRQSDYKFKPVSVAGGTLKLEDELHFRFDLAGVKF; this is encoded by the coding sequence ATGATGATTGAGCAAGAAACTTCTGTTATTCAATACCGGCTGGATCCCAGCCAAAGCATGTTTACCGTGCAAGCCTTCGCCACCGGACTGCTGGCCGGGTTTGGGCATAATCCGATTATCGGCATCGAAAATTTCGTGGGCGAAGTGCAATTTGCGCCTGGCGCCCTCGATCAGGCGTCGTTGCGGATGACCATCAAAGCGCGTTGGCTGAGCGTGCTCGAACTGGTGATCAAAACGAGATCGAACACCGTCCCCCGCCCGTCAGATGAGAAAACCTTGCGCGATATCGAGCGCATTATGCTCAATGACTTGCTCGAAGCGTCCCGTTATCCTGACATCATTTTCCAGAGCACTGATATTTGGATCATGCGCACGCTGCCGGGTCGTTACAAAGCGCGCATCGTCGGTGATCTGACCATGCATGGCATTACGTCCACCGCTCCCTGGATCAACGCGCAAGTCACCATGGATGAAGGCCGGCTGCGCGCCCAGGGTGAATTCAAGCTCAGACAAAGTGATTACAAATTCAAACCGGTATCGGTGGCGGGCGGCACGCTCAAACTTGAGGACGAATTACACTTCAGGTTCGACCTGGCGGGAGTCAAATTCTAG
- the hypF gene encoding carbamoyltransferase HypF codes for MATRTQILVRGIVQGVGFRPYVYTLAQRRALTGRVFNNPTGVVIEVQGEPCAIEEFVCDIRLHPPPLSHIEAVERNDNLTPADFRDFRIVASAPEGAKFTPISADSATCPDCRRELFDPRDRRYRYPFINCTNCGPRFTIIEGIPYDRAQTTMRDFEMCPACRAEYENPLDRRFHAEPIACPDCGPQLFLTDAHGHERANAEEAVSRTRQLLAEGEIVAIKGLGGFHLACAARNAAAVARLRQRKYREEKPFALMAASVAVVRQFCLVSAAEEQLLSSERRPIVLLERRPEAALPTAIAPGVRALGFMLPYTPLHHLLLEGLEHPLVMTSGNVSDEPISYEDADAMQCLCEIADYFLRHNRRIFMRTDDSVARVVAGQEMILRRARGYAPAPLKTAFKFKQQILACGAELKNTFCLARDQHAFISHHIGDLENAETLRSFTEGIEHFKRLFDLRPTVVAYDLHPEYLSTKYAQALADDVRKIGVQHHHAHIASCLADNQVAGEVIGVAMDGLGFGSDGKLWGGEFFVADFAQAERLAHLAYIPMPGGAQAIREPWRMAAVYLQRALGATFLNLDLPFVRQLDRRAWTTLQRMIATGVNSPETSSMGRLFDALASLLGLRNTVTYEGQAAIELETLADRGVTQGYEFELMDDGTIKAEAVIQHAVDDLLNGRPSSEVSAKFHLAVAHLIVEVARQTRAQRRFNRIALSGGVFQNMFLLERVCQMLVADGFEVFTHHRVPANDGGISLGQAAIANAQFGTVPRA; via the coding sequence ATGGCGACACGAACGCAAATTCTGGTGCGCGGTATCGTACAGGGCGTGGGCTTTCGCCCTTATGTTTACACGCTCGCCCAGCGGCGTGCGCTCACAGGCCGGGTCTTCAACAATCCAACCGGCGTCGTTATCGAAGTCCAAGGCGAACCCTGCGCCATCGAAGAATTCGTCTGTGATATTCGGCTTCACCCGCCGCCGCTTTCCCACATCGAAGCAGTCGAGCGCAATGACAATCTGACACCCGCCGACTTCCGCGACTTTCGCATTGTCGCCAGCGCTCCTGAGGGCGCAAAGTTCACGCCCATTTCCGCCGACAGCGCCACTTGCCCGGATTGCCGGCGCGAATTGTTCGATCCGCGCGACCGGCGCTATCGCTATCCTTTCATCAACTGCACCAACTGCGGCCCGCGTTTCACGATCATCGAAGGCATCCCGTATGACCGCGCCCAGACCACGATGCGCGATTTTGAAATGTGCCCCGCTTGCCGCGCCGAATACGAAAACCCGCTCGACCGCCGCTTTCACGCCGAACCGATCGCTTGCCCGGATTGCGGGCCGCAGTTGTTCCTGACGGATGCACACGGGCACGAACGTGCGAACGCGGAAGAGGCCGTCAGCCGCACGCGCCAACTGCTGGCTGAGGGTGAGATTGTCGCGATCAAAGGGCTGGGCGGCTTTCATCTGGCCTGCGCGGCGCGCAACGCCGCAGCCGTCGCGCGTTTGCGGCAAAGAAAATACCGCGAAGAAAAACCGTTTGCGCTGATGGCGGCATCCGTGGCTGTCGTCAGGCAGTTTTGCCTTGTCTCTGCCGCCGAAGAGCAGTTGCTGTCGTCTGAACGCCGCCCGATTGTGCTGCTGGAAAGAAGGCCCGAAGCGGCTTTGCCCACCGCCATTGCGCCCGGCGTGCGCGCGTTGGGATTTATGTTGCCGTACACGCCGCTGCACCATTTGCTGTTGGAAGGACTCGAACATCCGCTGGTGATGACCAGCGGCAATGTTTCGGACGAACCGATCTCTTACGAAGACGCCGATGCGATGCAGTGCTTATGCGAAATCGCGGATTACTTTCTGCGGCACAACCGCCGCATTTTTATGCGCACCGATGATTCGGTGGCGCGCGTGGTTGCGGGCCAAGAGATGATTCTGCGCCGCGCGCGTGGTTATGCGCCCGCGCCGCTCAAAACCGCGTTCAAGTTCAAACAGCAAATTCTCGCCTGCGGCGCGGAGTTGAAAAACACCTTCTGCCTCGCGCGCGATCAGCACGCCTTCATCAGCCATCACATCGGCGACCTGGAAAACGCCGAGACGCTGCGTTCGTTTACGGAAGGCATCGAACACTTCAAACGGCTTTTCGATCTGCGGCCAACCGTCGTCGCCTACGATTTGCATCCCGAATACCTCTCGACCAAATACGCCCAGGCGTTGGCTGACGACGTTCGCAAAATCGGCGTCCAGCATCACCACGCGCACATCGCCAGTTGCCTGGCCGACAATCAGGTCGCAGGCGAAGTCATCGGCGTGGCAATGGACGGCTTGGGTTTTGGTTCGGATGGAAAATTGTGGGGCGGCGAATTTTTCGTCGCCGATTTTGCCCAGGCGGAACGCCTTGCGCATCTCGCGTACATCCCCATGCCCGGCGGCGCCCAAGCGATTCGCGAACCCTGGCGCATGGCGGCGGTGTATTTGCAGCGCGCCTTGGGCGCTACGTTTTTGAACCTCGATCTGCCCTTCGTGCGGCAACTCGACCGGCGCGCCTGGACGACGTTGCAACGCATGATCGCGACCGGCGTGAACAGCCCCGAAACGTCCAGCATGGGGCGGCTCTTCGATGCGCTGGCGAGCCTGTTGGGTCTGCGCAACACGGTGACGTATGAAGGGCAGGCCGCGATTGAATTGGAAACGCTGGCGGATCGCGGCGTGACGCAAGGCTATGAATTTGAATTGATGGATGACGGCACGATCAAGGCTGAAGCAGTCATCCAACACGCGGTGGATGATTTGCTCAATGGACGCCCATCGAGCGAAGTCTCCGCCAAGTTTCATCTGGCGGTCGCGCACTTGATTGTCGAGGTGGCGCGCCAGACGCGCGCGCAGCGACGCTTTAATCGCATCGCGCTTTCGGGCGGCGTCTTTCAGAATATGTTCTTGCTGGAGCGCGTCTGCCAGATGCTCGTTGCGGACGGCTTCGAGGTGTTTACGCACCACCGCGTGCCGGCGAATGATGGCGGCATATCGTTGGGGCAGGCGGCCATCGCCAATGCCCAGTTCGGGACGGTACCGCGCGCGTAA
- a CDS encoding hydrogenase maturation protease has translation MTRPCILIACIGNIFLGDDGFGVEVAKRLAARTWPAEVRMEDFGIRGFDLAYALLEGYDTTIFVDATQRGGRPGTLYVIEPDLAELETAAQTAGPALLVDPHGMNPLKVLQMARALGAQFNQILLVGCEPETLGPEEGLLGLSAPVAAAVREAVPLIETLVNRLLNEQRESVAALTTAAALTTV, from the coding sequence ATGACACGTCCGTGCATTTTGATTGCCTGCATTGGCAATATCTTTCTCGGCGACGACGGTTTCGGTGTCGAAGTGGCGAAACGCTTGGCCGCGCGCACCTGGCCTGCGGAAGTGCGCATGGAGGATTTCGGCATTCGCGGATTCGATTTGGCCTATGCGCTGCTAGAGGGTTACGACACGACCATCTTTGTGGACGCCACCCAGCGCGGCGGTCGGCCGGGCACGCTTTACGTGATCGAGCCTGACCTCGCGGAACTTGAAACGGCGGCGCAAACGGCGGGGCCTGCGTTGCTGGTTGACCCGCACGGCATGAACCCGCTGAAGGTGTTGCAAATGGCCCGCGCCCTGGGCGCGCAGTTCAACCAAATCCTGCTGGTCGGTTGCGAACCCGAAACGCTGGGGCCGGAAGAGGGTTTGCTGGGGTTGAGCGCGCCGGTCGCGGCGGCGGTGCGCGAGGCCGTGCCGCTGATCGAAACACTTGTCAATCGGCTTCTCAATGAGCAGCGCGAGAGCGTTGCGGCCTTAACTACTGCCGCGGCCTTAACTACTGTTTGA
- a CDS encoding HypC/HybG/HupF family hydrogenase formation chaperone, which yields MCLAIPGKVVAIVDEEQQLAKVEVGGVRRNVNIGLLDRQTLGVGDYVLIHVGFAMSKVDEKEALATLQLLQELGEMQAEMEALGASVELDAVQGARATW from the coding sequence ATGTGTCTGGCAATCCCCGGCAAAGTCGTCGCCATCGTTGACGAAGAACAGCAACTCGCCAAGGTCGAGGTCGGCGGCGTGCGGCGCAATGTCAACATCGGATTGCTGGATCGCCAGACGCTTGGCGTCGGCGATTATGTGCTGATTCACGTCGGCTTTGCCATGAGCAAGGTGGACGAAAAGGAAGCGCTCGCCACGCTGCAACTGCTGCAAGAGTTAGGCGAGATGCAGGCTGAAATGGAGGCGCTCGGCGCTTCTGTTGAACTTGATGCGGTACAAGGAGCGAGAGCGACTTGGTGA
- the hypA gene encoding hydrogenase maturation nickel metallochaperone HypA has product MHELSIAVSMVEMAAEEAARHGGVRVKAIHLKLGPLSGVVKEALLFSYDVACEGTPLAGSRLVVEEMPVVVYCNVCRAERPLASIQYFCCPICDTATPEVRCGKELEVVALEIE; this is encoded by the coding sequence ATGCACGAATTGTCTATCGCGGTGAGCATGGTCGAAATGGCGGCGGAAGAAGCCGCGCGGCACGGTGGCGTCCGGGTCAAGGCGATTCATCTTAAGCTGGGGCCTCTTTCAGGCGTGGTGAAAGAGGCGCTGCTGTTTTCTTATGACGTAGCCTGCGAGGGCACGCCGCTCGCCGGTTCGCGCTTGGTGGTCGAAGAGATGCCGGTCGTGGTTTATTGCAACGTTTGCCGGGCGGAACGCCCACTCGCTTCGATCCAATACTTCTGTTGCCCCATTTGTGACACCGCCACGCCCGAAGTGCGGTGCGGGAAAGAACTCGAAGTCGTTGCGCTGGAGATTGAATGA
- a CDS encoding SIS domain-containing protein: MSENSVLQSLYPFLHGARQNAARMDDALLESVRQKAGHSMAVKQQFFEANAAQVVAVARALAAVYEQGGKLFTIGNGGSSCDAAHIAVEFLHPVTTGRPALAAVNLVADTAMLTAVGNDIGFAHIFVRQLIAQARAGDALIGISTSGNSDNLLTAFAKAKELGLVTVGLAGGDGGRMKTSAGLDHCLVVESDSIHRVQECHVALYHILWDLVHTLLADQRGR, encoded by the coding sequence ATGTCTGAGAATTCCGTGCTGCAATCCCTCTATCCATTTCTGCACGGCGCGCGCCAGAACGCCGCGCGGATGGATGACGCCTTGCTCGAATCCGTGCGGCAAAAAGCCGGGCACAGCATGGCGGTGAAGCAGCAATTTTTTGAAGCCAATGCCGCGCAGGTTGTTGCCGTCGCGCGCGCCCTCGCGGCGGTTTATGAACAGGGCGGGAAGCTGTTTACCATCGGCAACGGCGGGTCTAGCTGCGACGCCGCGCATATCGCCGTTGAGTTTTTGCATCCGGTGACAACCGGGCGGCCCGCGCTGGCCGCCGTCAATCTGGTGGCCGACACCGCGATGCTGACGGCGGTGGGCAATGATATCGGCTTCGCGCACATTTTCGTGCGGCAACTGATCGCCCAGGCGCGGGCGGGTGATGCGCTCATTGGCATTTCAACCAGCGGCAATTCCGACAACCTGCTCACGGCCTTTGCCAAAGCCAAAGAGCTAGGACTTGTGACCGTCGGACTGGCGGGCGGCGACGGCGGTCGAATGAAGACAAGCGCTGGCCTAGACCATTGCTTAGTCGTCGAAAGCGACAGCATTCATCGGGTGCAAGAGTGCCACGTCGCGCTTTATCACATCCTCTGGGATTTGGTGCATACCTTGCTGGCCGATCAACGAGGCCGGTAA
- the hypE gene encoding hydrogenase expression/formation protein HypE has product MQRGRGKVRDTTITLAHGSGGKAMRDLIQDVILGAFNNPLLAPLEDQAVIGLHELARGGDRLAFTTDTFVVHPLFFPGGDIGQLAVNGTVNDLAMSGARPLYLSCGLVLEEGLPVETLRRVTQSMRAAADLAGVSIVTGDTKVVERGAADKLFINTAGLGVVPTGVNISASRARAGDQVIVNGYLGDHGCAILLARNELALETEVETDCQPLADLVATMLSVCPDIHCLRDATRGGLATVLNEFAQASRVAIRLHENALPLREEVRGACEILGLDPLYLANEGKLVALVPAAFAEPLVAAMRAHPAGQQAAIVGEVVEAPAGVVMLNTGFGGGRIVDLLVGEQLPRIC; this is encoded by the coding sequence ATGCAGCGCGGGCGCGGCAAAGTGCGTGACACCACGATCACGCTGGCGCACGGCAGCGGCGGCAAGGCGATGCGCGATCTGATTCAGGACGTGATTCTGGGCGCGTTCAATAACCCCTTGCTCGCGCCGCTCGAAGATCAAGCCGTCATCGGCTTGCATGAACTGGCGCGCGGCGGCGACCGGCTGGCGTTTACGACCGACACCTTCGTCGTGCATCCGCTCTTTTTTCCCGGCGGAGACATCGGCCAACTCGCCGTCAACGGCACGGTCAACGATCTGGCCATGAGCGGTGCGCGTCCACTTTATCTTTCCTGCGGGCTGGTGCTGGAAGAAGGCTTGCCGGTTGAAACGCTGCGCCGTGTTACCCAAAGCATGCGCGCGGCGGCTGATCTGGCGGGCGTCTCAATCGTCACTGGCGACACCAAAGTGGTTGAACGCGGCGCTGCCGACAAGCTGTTTATCAACACCGCAGGCCTCGGCGTTGTACCCACAGGCGTGAACATCTCGGCCTCACGCGCGCGCGCCGGCGACCAGGTGATCGTCAATGGTTATCTCGGCGACCACGGCTGCGCAATCCTGCTGGCGCGCAATGAACTGGCGCTCGAAACGGAGGTCGAGACAGATTGCCAGCCGCTGGCTGATCTGGTGGCAACGATGCTGTCAGTTTGTCCGGATATTCATTGTTTGCGCGACGCCACGCGCGGCGGCTTGGCGACCGTGCTCAACGAATTCGCGCAAGCCTCGCGCGTCGCGATACGCTTGCATGAAAACGCGCTGCCGCTGCGCGAAGAGGTGCGCGGTGCCTGCGAGATTCTCGGCCTTGATCCACTTTACTTAGCTAACGAAGGCAAACTCGTCGCCCTCGTTCCCGCCGCATTCGCCGAGCCGCTGGTTGCGGCTATGCGCGCGCATCCCGCTGGTCAACAAGCCGCAATTGTGGGCGAAGTTGTAGAAGCCCCGGCAGGCGTGGTGATGCTCAATACCGGCTTTGGCGGCGGACGCATCGTTGACTTGCTGGTCGGCGAACAATTGCCGCGCATTTGTTGA
- the hypB gene encoding hydrogenase nickel incorporation protein HypB, whose protein sequence is MMSTPRLVTVRENVLKHNDVLARSLRGRFRAAGVFAVSLVSSPGTGKTMFLEKTLAALQPHCRVAALVGDLATDNDAARLARTAAPVRQITTGTICHLEAAMVERALEGWNLAELDFLFIENVGNLVCPSSYDLGEELRLVLMSVTEGEDKPLKYPTIFNTADLAIITKMDLAAAVEFDLAAAQRSIQAVRPGMHVLEVSAKTGQGMDAWLQFLQARRAESGGRIAEEFSIPSKAASR, encoded by the coding sequence ATGATGAGCACGCCGCGTTTGGTCACCGTCAGAGAGAATGTGCTGAAACACAACGACGTGCTGGCGCGCAGCTTGCGCGGGCGGTTCCGCGCGGCGGGCGTGTTCGCGGTCAGCTTGGTGTCTAGTCCCGGCACGGGCAAGACCATGTTTCTGGAAAAAACGCTGGCCGCGTTGCAACCGCATTGCCGCGTCGCGGCGCTCGTGGGCGACCTGGCCACCGATAACGATGCCGCGCGGCTGGCGCGCACCGCCGCCCCGGTCAGACAGATCACCACCGGCACCATTTGCCACCTGGAAGCCGCGATGGTTGAACGCGCACTGGAAGGTTGGAACCTGGCCGAACTCGATTTTTTGTTTATCGAAAACGTCGGCAACCTGGTCTGTCCGTCCAGTTATGACCTGGGCGAAGAATTGCGTTTGGTGCTGATGTCTGTCACCGAAGGCGAGGACAAGCCGCTCAAATATCCCACCATTTTCAACACGGCGGATCTGGCGATCATCACCAAAATGGATTTGGCCGCTGCCGTCGAGTTCGACCTGGCGGCGGCGCAGCGCAGCATTCAAGCGGTCAGGCCGGGCATGCACGTGCTTGAAGTGTCCGCGAAAACGGGGCAGGGGATGGACGCCTGGCTTCAGTTTCTACAAGCGCGGCGGGCGGAGAGCGGCGGGCGGATTGCTGAAGAATTTAGCATTCCCAGTAAAGCCGCCAGCCGCTAG
- the hypD gene encoding hydrogenase formation protein HypD — protein sequence MKFIDEFRDPVKAQVLLKEIEQLVGRIERARALPRPLQIMEVCGGHTHAIFRYGLKQMLPPAVEFVHGPGCPVCVLPMGRVDDCLSLAEQPGVIFTTFGDALRVPGSKQSLLQAKANGADVRMVYSPLDALKLARENPQREVIFFGLGFETTMPSTAMTLLAARRAGVRNFSLFCNHITIIPTIKAILDSPDLHLDGFLGPGHVSLVIGTQPYEFIAGHYHKPIVIAGFEPLDLLQSLWMVLKQLAEGRSQVENQYARVVPATGNRAALAALQEVFELREFFEWRGLGSIDHSGVRIRAAFAEFDAERKFSVPNLKIADPKACQCGEVLKGVIKPHECKVFGTACTPETPLGALMVSSEGACAAYYNFGRIDISGLRGNAPELERRAAV from the coding sequence ATGAAATTCATTGACGAGTTCCGCGATCCGGTTAAAGCGCAGGTCTTGCTCAAAGAGATTGAGCAATTGGTCGGGCGCATCGAAAGGGCGCGCGCGCTGCCAAGACCGCTGCAAATCATGGAAGTTTGCGGCGGGCACACGCACGCGATCTTCCGCTACGGGTTGAAACAGATGCTGCCGCCTGCGGTGGAATTCGTGCACGGGCCGGGCTGTCCGGTGTGCGTGTTGCCGATGGGCCGCGTGGATGATTGTTTGTCGCTGGCCGAACAGCCCGGCGTGATCTTCACGACCTTTGGCGATGCGCTGCGCGTGCCCGGCTCGAAACAAAGTTTGTTGCAGGCCAAAGCCAACGGCGCGGATGTGCGCATGGTTTATTCGCCGCTGGATGCGCTGAAACTGGCGCGCGAAAACCCCCAACGCGAAGTGATCTTTTTCGGTCTCGGTTTTGAAACGACGATGCCCAGCACGGCCATGACCTTGCTGGCGGCGCGGCGCGCGGGCGTGCGCAACTTCTCGCTCTTCTGCAATCACATCACGATCATCCCGACGATCAAAGCGATCCTCGATTCGCCCGACCTGCATCTGGACGGCTTTCTAGGCCCCGGCCACGTCAGTCTGGTCATTGGCACACAGCCCTATGAATTCATCGCCGGGCATTACCACAAGCCGATTGTCATTGCCGGTTTTGAGCCGCTCGACTTGCTCCAATCGCTCTGGATGGTGCTCAAGCAACTGGCCGAAGGGCGTTCCCAAGTCGAAAACCAGTACGCGCGCGTCGTGCCCGCAACAGGCAATCGCGCAGCGCTGGCGGCGCTTCAAGAAGTCTTTGAGTTGCGCGAATTCTTTGAATGGCGCGGCCTCGGTTCGATAGATCATTCGGGCGTGCGCATCCGTGCCGCCTTTGCCGAATTTGATGCCGAACGGAAATTCAGCGTGCCGAACCTGAAGATCGCCGATCCGAAAGCCTGCCAATGCGGCGAAGTGCTCAAAGGCGTCATCAAGCCGCACGAATGCAAAGTCTTCGGCACGGCCTGCACGCCCGAAACGCCGCTGGGCGCGCTGATGGTGTCTTCTGAAGGCGCCTGCGCTGCGTATTACAACTTCGGGCGGATTGATATTTCAGGCCTGCGCGGGAATGCACCGGAGTTGGAACGGAGGGCCGCCGTATGA